A single region of the Candidatus Poribacteria bacterium genome encodes:
- a CDS encoding 3-oxoacyl-ACP reductase FabG gives MRLEGQVAIVTGGGGGIGKATCLAFAKEGADIVIPEVNLANAEAASGEITALGRQCRVIETDVADGNSVRKMVQGTLDTFGRIDILVNNAGIFSYTRIDACTEAEWDRMMAVNLKGPFLCSQAVMETMKTQRSGRIINLGSLAGQVGGLVASAPYSASKAGVMCLTKSLARVLGEYGITVNSIAPGVAATEMAKNHPDMTDQIPLGRVADASEIASAILFLASEEGQYVTGATLDVNGGIRMA, from the coding sequence ATGCGTTTAGAAGGACAGGTTGCGATTGTTACAGGGGGTGGCGGAGGTATCGGGAAAGCAACGTGTCTCGCGTTCGCCAAAGAAGGTGCGGATATTGTCATCCCTGAAGTGAATTTAGCGAACGCGGAAGCGGCTTCAGGAGAAATAACTGCGCTCGGTAGGCAGTGTCGAGTGATTGAAACGGATGTAGCAGATGGCAACTCTGTACGTAAGATGGTTCAGGGAACACTTGACACATTCGGACGGATCGATATCTTAGTTAACAATGCTGGTATTTTTAGTTATACGCGCATCGACGCATGCACAGAAGCGGAATGGGATCGGATGATGGCGGTGAACCTTAAGGGTCCATTTCTCTGTTCACAGGCAGTCATGGAGACGATGAAGACCCAACGCTCTGGACGAATTATTAACCTCGGTTCGTTGGCGGGACAGGTCGGAGGTTTGGTCGCTTCTGCACCGTACTCGGCTTCCAAAGCGGGGGTCATGTGTCTGACGAAATCGTTGGCACGTGTGCTTGGAGAGTATGGAATTACAGTGAATTCCATCGCCCCCGGCGTCGCGGCAACAGAGATGGCAAAGAATCATCCCGATATGACAGATCAGATTCCACTGGGACGCGTCGCTGATGCGTCAGAAATAGCGAGTGCGATCCTCTTTCTTGCTTCGGAAGAGGGGCAGTATGTGACAGGTGCGACCCTTGATGTCAACGGTGGGATACGGATGGCTTAA
- a CDS encoding aldo/keto reductase — MEYRTLGRAGVKVSPLCLGTMMFGGPTNEKDSIRIIHKALDAGINFMDTANVYNDGESERIIGKAVRENREKWVIATKVHGNMGDDVNAAGSHRFHIMSAVEASLKRLDTDHIDVYYLHRWDASTRIAESLRALDDCVRQGKVRYIACSNFQAWRICEALWTSEKQGLEEFVCVQPLYNIVNRDPEVELLPFCEQYGVGVVPYSPLARGVLAGKYLPGKKPPAGSRAARKDRRILQTELREESYEVAQELKPLADAHGKTLTQFSLAWVLANPIISSAIIGPRTMKQLEDNLGCLDCTLTEADEATINELVPPGEHTGKGYNDPAYPVLGRFT, encoded by the coding sequence ATGGAATATAGGACACTTGGACGCGCAGGCGTGAAGGTTTCACCGCTCTGCCTTGGGACTATGATGTTTGGCGGACCGACAAATGAGAAGGATTCAATTCGGATTATTCACAAAGCTTTGGACGCTGGCATTAACTTTATGGACACGGCGAACGTCTATAACGACGGTGAATCGGAACGCATCATTGGGAAAGCGGTCCGCGAAAACCGAGAGAAATGGGTCATTGCCACGAAAGTTCACGGCAATATGGGAGATGATGTGAATGCAGCGGGTTCACACCGATTTCATATCATGTCGGCAGTCGAAGCGAGCCTGAAACGCCTTGACACAGATCACATCGATGTTTATTACTTGCACCGCTGGGACGCTTCCACGCGAATTGCGGAATCGTTACGGGCTTTGGACGATTGTGTGCGACAGGGGAAGGTGCGTTACATTGCCTGTTCCAACTTTCAGGCGTGGCGTATTTGCGAGGCACTCTGGACAAGCGAAAAGCAAGGACTGGAGGAGTTTGTATGCGTTCAACCGCTTTATAACATTGTTAACCGGGATCCCGAGGTAGAGTTGTTGCCATTCTGTGAGCAGTATGGTGTGGGGGTTGTGCCGTATAGCCCGCTGGCACGGGGTGTGCTGGCTGGAAAGTATCTACCCGGCAAAAAACCGCCTGCGGGTTCACGAGCAGCCCGTAAGGATAGGCGAATTTTGCAGACGGAACTCCGCGAGGAGAGTTATGAAGTTGCGCAGGAACTCAAACCCCTTGCAGATGCGCACGGTAAAACCTTGACGCAATTTTCATTGGCGTGGGTGTTGGCGAATCCGATAATTAGCTCTGCTATCATCGGACCGCGCACGATGAAACAATTAGAGGATAACTTGGGGTGCTTAGATTGCACGCTAACGGAAGCCGATGAAGCAACTATTAACGAATTGGTTCCACCGGGAGAACACACCGGTAAAGGATATAACGATCCGGCGTATCCAGTGCTGGGACGATTCACATAA
- a CDS encoding FkbM family methyltransferase: protein MNLPLSYLVRTYLRCCPITDGKRLLLSLTRELITPEDPVTIFHSKYQFQLKVNLANPEHQYLYFYGTHDERHVVTKLLKMIQSGDICWDIGANIGFYTCLLASRVQEAGAVVAFEPALRTCGYLHENVSLNRFANVTVVNKGLGDKAEQRPLYYSEAALAEGTASLKYPNGRAASERVTLDTIDNLIRELPVPDFIKIDVEGYQLEVLRGGEHFLKTHAPLLMAELKDVGETNRALFTEIENYVADLGYQLYEIRKYSIRRCKKLSDSPKRNFFLVKKQSRAFSRILPWLR from the coding sequence ATGAACCTGCCACTCAGCTATCTTGTGCGGACCTACCTCCGATGCTGTCCAATCACTGACGGGAAACGTTTGCTCTTGAGCCTAACAAGGGAGTTGATTACACCTGAGGACCCTGTTACTATTTTTCATAGTAAATACCAGTTCCAATTGAAAGTCAACTTGGCGAACCCTGAGCACCAATACCTCTATTTTTACGGCACGCATGATGAGCGGCATGTCGTTACCAAACTCCTGAAGATGATTCAGTCGGGAGACATCTGTTGGGACATCGGTGCGAACATCGGGTTTTATACATGCCTCCTCGCCTCACGGGTTCAAGAGGCTGGGGCCGTTGTGGCATTTGAACCCGCCTTACGCACCTGTGGCTATCTCCATGAGAATGTCTCTCTGAATCGGTTCGCAAATGTTACTGTCGTCAATAAAGGGCTGGGCGACAAAGCAGAGCAGCGACCCCTCTACTATTCTGAAGCCGCACTTGCCGAAGGCACAGCCTCCTTAAAGTATCCTAACGGACGAGCGGCATCCGAACGCGTAACGCTTGACACGATTGACAACCTCATCCGAGAACTCCCAGTTCCGGATTTTATCAAGATTGATGTGGAGGGGTATCAATTGGAGGTGTTACGCGGCGGCGAACACTTCTTAAAAACGCATGCCCCTCTCTTAATGGCGGAGCTGAAAGATGTTGGTGAAACGAACCGTGCCTTGTTCACAGAGATAGAAAATTATGTTGCAGATTTAGGGTATCAACTCTATGAGATCAGGAAATATTCTATCCGGCGATGTAAGAAACTTTCTGATTCACCGAAAAGAAATTTCTTCCTCGTCAAAAAGCAGTCCCGCGCCTTTTCCAGAATCTTACCATGGCTCAGGTGA
- a CDS encoding phytanoyl-CoA dioxygenase family protein: MAVLSSEDRVFWEENGYVVIHDAAPPDLIQKTAQAVWDFLEMDANDPDTWYPDPPRKSIMVEIYQHPALWATRQYPRVHQAFSEIWETEKLWVSFDRASMSPPNTPGKFERTNLGLHWDMSVEVPVRFHVQGVLYLTDTAANQGAFTCVPGFHNRIDEWLKSLPEDADPRQQDLVALGAVPVPGKAGDLVIWHSALPHSAGINTAEAPRVAQYITMSPTGEANPEARERRISAWKERMAGFSGERPEKEHESGETAYLTGLGKKLLGLETWG; this comes from the coding sequence ATGGCAGTTTTGAGTTCCGAAGATCGCGTCTTCTGGGAGGAAAACGGTTACGTCGTCATTCACGATGCGGCACCCCCAGATTTAATACAGAAGACAGCACAAGCTGTCTGGGATTTTCTTGAGATGGATGCCAACGATCCGGATACTTGGTATCCCGACCCGCCTCGTAAAAGCATCATGGTAGAAATCTATCAGCACCCAGCACTATGGGCAACTCGGCAATATCCCCGTGTCCATCAAGCTTTCTCTGAGATTTGGGAAACTGAGAAGTTATGGGTGAGTTTCGACCGCGCCAGCATGAGTCCACCCAATACCCCCGGTAAATTTGAACGTACGAACTTAGGTCTCCACTGGGACATGTCTGTGGAGGTCCCCGTCCGATTCCATGTGCAAGGTGTTCTCTATCTCACCGATACCGCCGCCAACCAGGGCGCGTTCACTTGTGTGCCAGGGTTCCATAATAGAATTGATGAATGGCTAAAAAGTCTTCCAGAGGATGCCGATCCGAGGCAGCAAGATTTAGTCGCACTCGGCGCAGTGCCAGTCCCCGGGAAAGCCGGTGATCTCGTTATTTGGCACAGTGCGTTACCACATAGTGCAGGGATCAATACCGCCGAGGCACCGCGGGTCGCGCAATATATCACTATGTCCCCCACAGGAGAAGCGAATCCGGAAGCGCGCGAACGGCGTATCAGCGCATGGAAAGAGCGTATGGCGGGTTTTAGTGGCGAACGTCCAGAAAAGGAGCATGAATCAGGCGAAACGGCATATCTGACTGGACTCGGCAAAAAACTACTGGGGCTTGAGACGTGGGGATGA
- a CDS encoding xanthine dehydrogenase family protein subunit M, producing the protein MEKFSYVNATSLEQVTSLLSESGWGEVMLIAGGTDLLAELKEYIETPKTLINLKTLPGMDSIEADASGLKIGALATVADIAMHPTIQHHYTVLAQAAGSVATPQIRNVGTLGGNLCQRPRCWYYRDEATDCLKKGGDICYAVDGLSKYHAILGGDPVYIVHPSDLAPALIALGASIKIVGPTGEKNMSLEEFFTLPAANPFRENVLEPNEIVVEVSVPAPKPNTKSFYLKAREKGAPDFALSSVAGVFEMDGQTCKTASIVLGGVAPAPWRSKEAEAAVTGKMIDESVSQQAGADAVKDAQPLNDNVYKVTLTRNLVSRAAMMAAS; encoded by the coding sequence ATGGAAAAATTCAGTTACGTTAACGCTACCAGTCTGGAGCAGGTCACGTCACTCCTGAGTGAAAGCGGCTGGGGTGAGGTCATGCTTATCGCCGGCGGCACGGATCTGCTCGCCGAACTCAAAGAGTACATTGAAACCCCCAAGACACTCATTAATCTCAAGACGTTACCCGGAATGGATAGCATTGAAGCGGATGCTTCAGGGTTGAAAATCGGTGCGTTAGCCACTGTCGCTGACATCGCTATGCATCCGACGATCCAGCATCACTATACCGTTCTGGCGCAAGCTGCTGGATCTGTCGCGACACCACAGATTCGGAACGTCGGGACACTTGGCGGAAATCTTTGCCAGCGTCCTCGGTGCTGGTACTACCGAGACGAAGCCACCGATTGCCTGAAAAAGGGTGGAGACATCTGTTACGCGGTTGATGGTTTGAGCAAATATCATGCAATCCTCGGTGGCGATCCCGTTTACATTGTGCATCCTTCGGACCTCGCACCGGCGTTAATCGCCTTGGGTGCCTCGATCAAAATCGTCGGACCCACTGGCGAGAAAAACATGTCGCTTGAGGAATTCTTTACGTTACCGGCTGCAAACCCGTTCCGGGAAAACGTACTGGAACCCAATGAAATTGTCGTTGAGGTCAGTGTTCCGGCACCGAAGCCGAATACAAAGAGTTTCTATTTAAAGGCGCGCGAAAAGGGTGCCCCTGACTTCGCGTTATCAAGCGTTGCTGGTGTTTTTGAGATGGATGGGCAGACCTGTAAAACCGCCAGTATCGTGCTCGGTGGGGTCGCACCCGCGCCTTGGCGTTCTAAAGAGGCAGAAGCGGCTGTCACGGGCAAGATGATCGACGAATCGGTGAGCCAGCAGGCGGGTGCCGATGCCGTCAAGGACGCACAACCCTTGAACGACAACGTGTATAAGGTGACCTTAACACGGAATCTCGTCAGTCGCGCCGCGATGATGGCTGCAAGCTAA
- a CDS encoding xanthine dehydrogenase family protein molybdopterin-binding subunit: protein MASWGEASESRLIGKRVNRLSGKDKVTGKAKYTFDINEPGMLYGRILRSETAHATVRGIDLSEAEALPGVNAVIPLIEVGNKLRYQGQEIAAVAAETDDIAKDAIRSIHVDLEELPHVVTEDDAMAANAPQIREDWANNQSEPNVREDGDINAGFAEAAVEIEATYHTPVQTHVCLETHGHVAKWEDEQNLTVWASTQGVFGVRNDFAQHFELPANQVRVITEHMGGGFGSKFGPGIEGRTAVELARITGKAVKLMLTRKFEHLVAGNRPSMTQHVRAGATSDGRLIAYDMKGYGTGGISSGAGFTGPYVYHVPNSRAERVNVAVNAGNQRAMRAPGHPQGAFAMDSLMDELAEKLGMDPVEFRRINDPNEVRQAQYTLGAQEIGWHRRNSVPGSGTGVKKRGMGLGSGQWGGGGGRGTEARVTINADGTVEAVTGTQDIGTGIRTVIAMIVAEEFGLDTTDVRVKVGDSQPGLPSGGSGGSQTTPSVAPVIKTAAAAAKQKLFERIAPLLEAPVGDLRVGTGTIYVVSDRTKTITWKQATGQLGMESISEGGTWDEDLRQNGAAGTQFAEVEIDTQTGAVRVVKIVAVQDCGLAINRLTTESQINGGVIMGLGQALLEERFMDPETGRMVNANLEDYKVPGTFEIPEIQSIVFDTHRKVTGVGEPPCIPTPGAIANAVYNAIGVRIRSLPITPDKILDALAEKA from the coding sequence ATGGCATCATGGGGAGAAGCAAGTGAATCTCGCCTCATCGGAAAACGGGTTAACCGTTTGTCCGGTAAGGATAAAGTCACTGGAAAAGCGAAGTATACTTTTGACATCAATGAACCGGGGATGCTTTACGGACGTATCTTGCGTTCTGAAACTGCACACGCCACCGTTAGGGGGATTGATTTAAGCGAAGCAGAAGCGTTACCCGGGGTCAACGCTGTTATCCCGCTCATTGAGGTAGGGAATAAACTCCGGTACCAAGGGCAAGAAATTGCTGCGGTTGCCGCTGAAACCGATGACATTGCTAAGGACGCAATTCGAAGCATTCATGTCGACTTAGAGGAATTGCCACACGTCGTCACAGAAGACGACGCCATGGCAGCAAACGCGCCGCAAATCCGAGAGGATTGGGCGAACAATCAGAGCGAACCGAATGTCAGGGAAGACGGCGACATTAATGCCGGATTCGCTGAAGCCGCTGTGGAGATTGAGGCGACTTATCATACGCCTGTTCAGACGCACGTTTGCTTGGAGACACACGGGCATGTCGCAAAATGGGAGGATGAACAGAATCTTACCGTTTGGGCGTCTACACAAGGGGTCTTTGGGGTGCGCAACGATTTCGCGCAGCACTTTGAATTACCAGCAAACCAGGTTAGGGTTATCACGGAACACATGGGGGGCGGATTTGGAAGCAAATTCGGACCCGGTATAGAAGGACGCACGGCGGTCGAATTGGCACGTATCACTGGCAAAGCCGTCAAGTTAATGTTGACCCGGAAATTCGAGCATCTGGTTGCTGGGAATAGACCTTCAATGACACAACACGTCCGGGCAGGTGCCACAAGCGACGGACGGCTTATCGCTTATGATATGAAGGGCTACGGTACAGGCGGTATCTCCAGTGGGGCAGGTTTCACCGGACCTTACGTCTACCACGTACCAAACAGTCGGGCAGAACGGGTTAACGTGGCTGTCAACGCCGGCAATCAACGCGCGATGCGTGCGCCTGGACATCCGCAGGGCGCGTTCGCAATGGACTCTCTGATGGATGAACTTGCCGAAAAACTCGGGATGGATCCAGTGGAGTTTCGTCGTATCAATGATCCGAATGAAGTGCGCCAGGCACAGTACACCCTCGGCGCGCAAGAAATAGGTTGGCACCGCCGTAACAGCGTACCAGGCTCCGGCACCGGCGTGAAAAAACGCGGCATGGGACTCGGCAGCGGACAATGGGGCGGTGGCGGCGGACGCGGCACAGAAGCGCGTGTCACTATCAATGCAGACGGCACTGTTGAAGCCGTCACAGGCACACAAGATATTGGAACCGGCATCCGCACAGTTATTGCGATGATTGTCGCCGAAGAATTCGGGCTTGATACCACCGATGTCCGTGTAAAGGTTGGCGATAGCCAACCCGGATTACCCTCTGGTGGTAGTGGTGGGAGTCAAACAACACCATCAGTGGCTCCTGTTATCAAAACCGCAGCAGCGGCAGCGAAGCAGAAGTTGTTTGAACGCATCGCACCTTTGCTTGAGGCACCTGTGGGAGACCTGCGTGTCGGTACTGGCACGATCTACGTTGTTTCTGACAGAACCAAGACAATTACGTGGAAACAGGCAACCGGGCAACTCGGTATGGAGAGCATTAGCGAAGGTGGAACTTGGGATGAGGACCTCCGCCAAAACGGTGCCGCAGGCACACAGTTCGCTGAAGTTGAAATTGATACTCAGACCGGTGCTGTCAGGGTTGTCAAAATTGTCGCCGTGCAGGATTGCGGATTGGCCATTAACAGGTTGACGACAGAAAGCCAGATTAATGGCGGTGTTATCATGGGATTGGGGCAGGCACTGCTCGAAGAGCGGTTCATGGACCCAGAAACGGGGCGGATGGTCAACGCCAACCTTGAGGACTACAAAGTTCCTGGGACTTTCGAGATTCCTGAAATTCAATCCATTGTTTTTGATACGCACCGCAAAGTTACGGGTGTCGGTGAGCCACCCTGTATTCCGACACCTGGTGCTATTGCGAATGCCGTTTACAATGCGATTGGTGTCCGGATTCGGTCCTTACCCATAACGCCCGATAAGATCCTTGACGCACTTGCGGAAAAGGCATAA
- a CDS encoding twin-arginine translocation signal domain-containing protein, whose amino-acid sequence MPDKEKKQGTNISRRNFLKGVGTGTVAATVAPSVLIGTEKAADAQAGDAVANATIQLDINGQSYQVEVEARTTLLTVLRDGIDTSGNNVDLTGAKLICDRGECGGCTVMVDGKSVYACMMLAMDAQGTQITTVEGLADGDDLHPVQEAFIKHDALMCGFCTPGFVVSSAALLNENASPTLEEIKVGLSGNTCRCGTYPFIFDAVKTASGKV is encoded by the coding sequence ATGCCTGATAAAGAGAAAAAGCAGGGGACGAACATCTCACGCCGGAACTTCTTGAAAGGTGTAGGTACAGGGACCGTTGCTGCAACTGTCGCACCGAGCGTCTTGATCGGCACTGAAAAAGCCGCCGATGCCCAAGCGGGGGACGCCGTTGCTAATGCGACAATCCAACTCGACATCAACGGTCAATCGTATCAGGTCGAGGTTGAAGCGCGAACAACGCTTTTAACCGTTTTACGTGATGGAATTGATACAAGCGGGAACAACGTCGACTTGACGGGTGCCAAACTAATTTGCGATCGGGGTGAGTGTGGCGGTTGCACCGTCATGGTAGATGGGAAGTCAGTCTACGCTTGTATGATGCTCGCAATGGATGCACAGGGCACGCAGATAACAACCGTCGAGGGATTAGCAGACGGCGACGATTTGCACCCTGTTCAGGAAGCGTTCATCAAACACGACGCCCTGATGTGCGGATTCTGCACACCCGGTTTCGTCGTCTCATCCGCAGCACTGTTGAACGAGAACGCAAGTCCGACGCTTGAAGAAATTAAAGTCGGCTTGTCTGGCAATACGTGTCGTTGCGGAACCTATCCATTCATCTTTGATGCCGTCAAAACTGCATCGGGGAAGGTGTGA
- the trxA gene encoding thioredoxin: protein MAGNTFEISDDTFEGIVLQSDIPVVVDFWAEWCGPCKMISPILEELAGENSETFKVGKVNVDDNRQTAMQYGVRSIPTLLVFKDGKVAPNGQIVGAMPKDALKKKILDAL from the coding sequence ATGGCTGGAAACACATTTGAAATTAGTGATGACACGTTCGAAGGAATAGTGCTTCAATCAGATATACCCGTTGTTGTTGACTTCTGGGCGGAGTGGTGCGGTCCTTGCAAAATGATTTCCCCGATTTTGGAGGAACTCGCGGGTGAGAACTCTGAGACATTTAAAGTTGGAAAAGTAAACGTTGATGACAACCGTCAGACGGCGATGCAGTACGGTGTTCGGAGTATCCCAACGTTACTCGTATTCAAAGACGGTAAGGTAGCCCCGAATGGACAGATTGTCGGTGCGATGCCCAAAGATGCCCTTAAGAAGAAAATCTTAGACGCCCTATAA
- a CDS encoding MBL fold metallo-hydrolase, translating to MKYVFLGGAGEVGASCLLLSVGEKNILIDAGTRVNESGKASLPDFKKLKEMAPTLDAIFISHAHADHVGALPLVHQMFPHTPIYATLPTQRLSAVMLGDAVRVQESSKEKLFNQESVDTALWRIETAEIGVWHPLWDDFRYQFHASGHILGAVSILLETPEGKFLYSGDVSGFNQNTIDGIKDISFFNPDFMWCEATYGGDNHPARNEEEKRLGTAVAAVIEGGGSVLIPSFALGRAQEIILILKKMQAAGTIPKFPVITDGLVNAICAVYESLPPHLSAKLHNYVLNSRQPIFHTATVRKAKPGERESILTDPTPKCIIASSGMLTGGASVFYASGLASDARNAIFLSGYQDAESPGRLLQELKSGDALQLDGTTVEVKCRVERFRLSAHSDQQQLMNMIRQASPKALALVHAEPHVAATLRERVYKNHIMYSPVNGKVEDGTKRPLWLPPDKKATPQIESSLDFEVAFGDGTTFHIPDEIADVEQWKAFASGEHTARLKGNRLVITKKRED from the coding sequence ATGAAATATGTATTTCTAGGCGGTGCCGGCGAAGTCGGTGCCTCGTGTCTGTTACTATCGGTTGGCGAGAAAAACATCTTGATTGACGCCGGGACCAGGGTCAACGAAAGTGGCAAAGCGTCACTCCCAGATTTCAAGAAGTTGAAGGAGATGGCCCCGACACTGGATGCGATCTTTATCTCCCATGCCCACGCCGATCATGTGGGGGCACTGCCGTTAGTGCATCAGATGTTTCCTCATACCCCGATCTATGCTACACTTCCAACTCAACGGTTATCTGCGGTTATGTTAGGCGATGCCGTGCGGGTGCAGGAGTCAAGCAAGGAAAAGTTATTCAACCAAGAATCGGTTGACACCGCGCTTTGGCGTATAGAGACCGCTGAGATAGGGGTATGGCATCCGTTATGGGACGACTTCCGCTATCAGTTCCACGCTTCTGGCCACATCCTTGGCGCTGTTTCTATTCTCTTGGAGACGCCTGAAGGGAAGTTCCTCTATAGTGGTGATGTTTCAGGATTTAATCAGAACACCATTGACGGCATCAAGGACATCAGTTTCTTCAACCCTGATTTCATGTGGTGTGAGGCGACCTACGGTGGTGACAACCATCCCGCGCGCAACGAAGAAGAGAAACGGCTCGGGACGGCAGTGGCAGCAGTTATAGAAGGCGGAGGTTCCGTTTTGATACCCTCCTTCGCCCTCGGACGCGCCCAAGAGATTATTCTTATCCTCAAGAAGATGCAGGCCGCTGGAACCATCCCAAAATTCCCAGTAATTACAGATGGACTCGTCAATGCGATCTGTGCGGTCTATGAGTCGCTACCCCCGCACTTGTCTGCGAAACTCCATAATTATGTCCTCAACTCCCGTCAACCGATATTTCATACCGCTACCGTCCGAAAAGCAAAGCCCGGAGAACGCGAGAGCATTCTCACAGACCCGACTCCCAAATGCATTATCGCCTCATCGGGGATGTTGACAGGTGGTGCCTCTGTGTTCTATGCCTCTGGACTTGCAAGCGATGCGCGTAACGCTATATTCTTGAGTGGTTACCAAGACGCAGAATCACCAGGGCGACTCCTACAAGAACTCAAGTCGGGCGATGCGTTGCAACTCGATGGAACCACCGTTGAAGTCAAATGCAGGGTGGAACGGTTCCGTCTTTCCGCACATTCTGATCAACAGCAACTCATGAATATGATCCGGCAGGCAAGTCCAAAGGCACTTGCACTCGTGCATGCCGAACCCCACGTCGCAGCCACACTCCGAGAACGGGTGTATAAGAATCATATCATGTATTCGCCGGTGAATGGTAAAGTCGAAGATGGAACCAAACGTCCATTGTGGTTGCCGCCGGATAAGAAAGCAACACCCCAGATAGAGTCATCCCTTGACTTTGAAGTAGCGTTTGGGGATGGCACAACCTTTCATATCCCTGATGAAATCGCCGATGTCGAGCAATGGAAAGCATTTGCATCCGGAGAACACACGGCGCGGTTAAAAGGGAATCGGTTGGTTATTACCAAAAAACGTGAGGATTAA
- a CDS encoding phosphodiester glycosidase family protein produces the protein MRKFRAIACLLFLLITLTAIAHAGGEKKTLFSDLAQGLHLYRYDWDLETCVLYVAEMSRQEPTLHFEVALANAQVLGKETVRSMANRRTQRGDRRVLVAVNGGFGVLGDMRGYGGVLESLHVQDGELITQPTDTEACFGVTESGEFLSTPVEMKASVQIGDHTLSVGCVNQRRLDGCQVTLYTPRLGESTHTNRRRGNEVIIDGLPLPLTPNYAHPYRVKRISRDGNSPIPTHGAVLWMSTRLKDPSISEFDTGASGTLTLTLSPPEWNRVQHAIGGRLRLLRNGKINETLAEMHHAEKRHTPGKRASVLNLSHEPRTALGYNADTLFLVVADGRQPKYSTGLTLYELASILIDLGATEAINLDGGSSSTFVVNNAVINKPSGQREREVLNAVFITADVP, from the coding sequence ATGCGTAAATTCCGTGCTATCGCCTGTTTACTGTTTCTATTGATAACGCTTACCGCTATTGCACACGCCGGTGGCGAGAAAAAAACGCTGTTTTCAGATTTGGCACAAGGGCTTCATCTCTACCGTTACGACTGGGATCTCGAAACGTGCGTCCTTTATGTCGCTGAGATGTCCCGACAAGAACCGACGCTACATTTTGAGGTGGCACTCGCGAACGCCCAAGTCCTGGGTAAGGAAACCGTGCGTTCTATGGCGAATCGACGCACCCAACGCGGCGATCGCCGTGTCCTTGTCGCAGTGAATGGAGGATTCGGCGTACTCGGTGATATGCGTGGCTACGGTGGCGTATTAGAAAGCCTGCATGTCCAAGACGGTGAACTCATCACGCAACCCACAGATACCGAGGCGTGCTTCGGTGTGACCGAATCTGGCGAGTTCCTGAGCACACCCGTTGAGATGAAAGCAAGCGTGCAAATAGGTGACCACACACTATCCGTTGGATGTGTTAATCAACGACGGCTTGATGGATGTCAGGTAACACTCTATACACCACGACTCGGCGAATCGACCCATACTAATCGCCGCCGAGGCAATGAGGTGATCATCGACGGCCTCCCACTCCCTTTGACCCCAAATTACGCACATCCCTATCGTGTGAAACGGATCTCACGCGATGGGAACAGTCCAATTCCCACGCATGGAGCAGTTCTCTGGATGAGCACACGGTTAAAAGATCCAAGTATTTCCGAGTTCGATACTGGCGCAAGTGGCACGCTTACCCTTACCTTATCGCCGCCTGAATGGAATCGCGTTCAACATGCGATTGGCGGACGGCTCCGACTCCTTAGGAACGGTAAGATAAATGAGACACTCGCGGAGATGCATCACGCTGAAAAGCGGCATACTCCCGGCAAACGCGCTTCGGTGTTGAATCTAAGCCATGAACCGCGCACTGCGCTTGGATACAATGCCGACACACTCTTTTTAGTCGTTGCAGACGGGCGGCAACCGAAGTATAGCACTGGATTGACCCTCTACGAACTCGCCAGTATTCTCATTGACCTCGGCGCAACCGAAGCGATTAATCTTGATGGCGGTTCTTCCAGCACCTTTGTCGTTAACAATGCTGTCATCAACAAACCGTCAGGACAGCGAGAACGGGAGGTCCTAAATGCCGTCTTTATCACAGCCGATGTCCCATAG
- the folB gene encoding dihydroneopterin aldolase has protein sequence MDKIILKGIRFHGHHGVPEAERHIGGHYEIDATLGCSTLANPGKTDALADTIDYAEVVTRIVEIGTQQSFQLIEALAERIATVILEQFAVDEIHLIVKKLHPPIEQPIDYFAVEIFRNA, from the coding sequence ATGGATAAAATTATCCTCAAAGGGATTCGATTTCATGGTCACCACGGCGTTCCCGAAGCGGAACGCCACATCGGTGGCCATTATGAGATTGATGCAACCTTGGGGTGTAGTACGCTTGCGAACCCCGGCAAGACAGACGCACTCGCCGATACCATTGATTACGCTGAAGTCGTCACACGTATCGTTGAGATTGGCACCCAGCAGTCGTTTCAACTCATCGAAGCACTCGCTGAGAGGATCGCCACAGTCATTTTAGAACAATTCGCTGTAGATGAGATCCATCTCATCGTCAAGAAGCTGCATCCCCCCATAGAACAACCCATTGATTATTTTGCTGTCGAGATTTTTCGTAATGCGTAA